In Mustela lutreola isolate mMusLut2 chromosome 1, mMusLut2.pri, whole genome shotgun sequence, one genomic interval encodes:
- the LOC131819896 gene encoding hsc70-interacting protein-like, which yields MDPRKVSELRAFVKMCKQDPSVLHTEEMRFLREWVESMGGKISPATHKTKSEDSIKEEKSDSKKAEENIKTDEPSSEESDLEIDNEGVIEPDTDAPQEMGDENAEITEEMMDQANDKKVAAIDALNDGELQKAIDLFTDAIKLNPRLAILYAKRASVFIKLQKPNAAIRDCDRAIEINPDSAQPYKWRGKAHRLLGHWEEAAHDLALACKLDYDEDASAMLKEVQPRAQKIAEHRRKYERKREEREIKERIGRVKKAREEHERAQREEEARRQSGAQYGSFPSGFPGGMPGNFPGGMSGMAGGMPGMAGMPGLNETLSDPEVLAAMQDPEVIVAFQDVAQNPANMSKYQSNPKVMNLISKLSAKFGGQA from the coding sequence ATGGACCCCCGCAAAGTGAGCGAGCTTCGGGCTTTCGTGAAAATGTGTAAGCAGGATCCGAGCGTTCTGCACACCGAGGAAATGCGTTTCCTgcgggagtgggtggagagcatGGGGGGTAAAATATCACCTGCCACTCATAAAACTAAATCAGAAGACagtatcaaggaagaaaaatcagatagtaagaaggcagaggaaaacataaagacaGATGAACCATCAAGTGAGGAGAGTGATCTAGAAATTGACAATGAAGGTGTGATTGAACCAGATACCGATGCCCCTCAAGAAATGGGAGATGAAAATGCAGAGATAACTGAGGAAATGATGGATCAGGCAAATGATAAAAAAGTGGCTGCCATTGATGCCCTAAATGATGGTGAACTACAGAAAGCCATTGACTTGTTCACAGATGCCATCAAACTAAACCCTCGCTTGGCCATTCTGTATGCCAAGAGAGCCAGTGTCTTCATCAAATTACAGAAGCCAAATGCTGCCATTCGAGACTGTGACAGAGCTATTGAGATAAATCCTGATTCAGCTCAGCCTTATAAGTGGCGCGGGAAAGCACATAGACTTCTGGGCCATTGGGAAGAAGCAGCACATGATCTTGCCCTTGCTTGCAAGCTGGATTATGATGAAGATGCTAGTGCGATGCTGAAAGAAGTTCAACCGAGGGCCCAGAAAATTGCTGAACATCGGAGAAAATACGAGCGAAAACGCGAAGAGCGagagatcaaagaaagaataggaaGGGTTAAGAAGGCTCGGGAAGAACATgagagagcccagagggaggaagaagccaggCGACAATCAGGAGCTCAGTATGGCTCTTTCCCAAGTGGCTTTCCTGGGGGAATGCCTGGTAATTTTCCGGGAGGAATGTCTGGAATGGCAGGGGGGATGCCTGGGATGGCAGGAATGCCTGGGCTCAATGAAACTCTTAGTGATCCGGAAGTTCTTGCAGCCATGCAGGATCCAGAAGTTATCGTGGCCTTCCAGGATGTGGCCCAGAACCCAGCGAATATGTCAAAATATCAGAGCAACCCAAAGGTTATGAATCTCATCAGTAAATTGTCAGCCAAATTTGGAGGTCAAGCATAA